In one Acomys russatus chromosome X, mAcoRus1.1, whole genome shotgun sequence genomic region, the following are encoded:
- the Prickle3 gene encoding prickle planar cell polarity protein 3 isoform X2, with protein sequence MFARGSRRRRSGRAPPQAEDPARGQPCNSCREQCPGFLLHGWRKICQHCKCPREEHAVHTVPVDLERIMCRLISDFQRHSISDDDSGCASEEYAWVPPGLKPEQVYQFFSCLPEDKVPYVNSPGEKYRIKQLLHQLPPHDSEAQYCTALEEEEKKELRAFSQQRKRENLGRGTVRIFPVTITGAICEECGKQIGGGDIAVFASRAGLGACWHPQCFVCTTCQELLVDLIYFYHAGKVYCGRHHAECLRPRCQACDEIIFSPECTEAEGRHWHMGHFCCFECEASLGGQRYVMRQSRPHCCACYEARHAEYCDGCGEHIAAGPDEPSRFLRGAPHRHSMPELGLRSAPEPPTESSGHPALAPDNAFGRQSTPRVSFRDPLVSEGGPRRTLSAPPAQRRRPRSPPPGAPSCHRHRRCRRRRRRRRGSHQHHHHHPSRHGHHRCDLGSGSDSGSCSSSPSSPSSESSEDDGFFLGERIPLPPHLCRPRTVQDPAAETPAPPCVQTSHSGMPRQTRDKNCTVA encoded by the exons AAAGATCTGCCAGCACTGCAAATGCCCACGGGAGGAGCATGCAGTGCACACTGTGCCTGTGGACCTAGAACGCATCATGTGCCGACTCATCTCGGACTTTCAGCGCCACTCCATTTCTGATGACGACTCAGGCTGTGCCTCAGAGGAGTATGCCTGGGTACCCCCTGGCCTTAAGCCAGAGCAG GTTTACCAATTTTTCAGTTGCCTTCCAGAGGACAAGGTCCCCTATGTCAACAGTCCTGGGGAAAAATACAGGATAAAACAACTGCTGCACCAGCTGCCCCCTCATGACAGTGAG GCACAGTACTGCACGgccctggaagaggaggagaagaaagagctgcGGGCCTTCAGCCAACAGAGGAAACGGGAGAATCTGGGACGGGGCACTGTTCGAATCTTCCCAGTGACCATTACTGGGGCCATCTGCGAGGAG TGTGGAAAGCAGATCGGAGGTGGAGACATTGCAGTCTTCGCCAGTCGTGCAGGCCTCGGTGCCTGTTGGCACCCTCAGTGCTTCGTGTGTACCACATGCCAGGAGCTGCTGGTTGACCTCATCTACTTCTATCACGCCGGCAAAGTCTACTGTGGGCGCCACCATGCTGAATGCCTGCGCCCTCGCTGCCAAGCCTGTGATGAG ATCATCTTCTCCCCTGAATGTACGGAGGCCGAGGGCCGACACTGGCACATGGGTCACTTCTGCTGTTTCGAGTGCGAAGCGTCCTTAGGAGGGCAGCGCTATGTCATGCGTCAGAGCCGCCCCCACTGCTGCGCCTGCTATGAGGCCCGCCATGCGGAGTACTGTGATGGCTGTGGGGAACACATCG ctgcAGGCCCTGACGAGCCCTCCCGCTTTCTGAGAGGGGCCCCCCACCGCCACTCTATGCCTGAGCTGGGGCTCCGAAGTGCTCCTGAGCCACCCACAGAATCCTCTGGCCATCCGGCCCTGGCCCCAGATAACGCCTTTGGTCGCCAGAGTACTCCGCGTGTCAGCTTCCGAGACCCTCTGGTATCTGAAGGAGGCCCCCGTCGGACCCTGAGTGCACCTCCAGCCCAGCGCCGCAGGCCACGAAGTCCCCCACCCGGGGCCCCCAGCTGCCACCGTCACCGCCGCTGCCGCCGGCGGAGAAGGCGCCGCCGTGGgagccaccagcaccaccaccaccatcctagCCGACATGGCCACCACCGATGTGACTTGGGATCGGGTTCAGATTCAGGGTCTTGTTCCAGCTCACCCTCTAGCCCCAGTTCTGAGTCCTCTGAGGATGACGGCTTCTTCCTAGGGGAACgcatccccctgccccctcacctGTGCAGGCCCAGGACAGTCCAGGACCCTGCCGCTGAAACCCCAGCGCCACCATGTGTCCAGACATCTCACTCTGGGATGCCTCGCCAGACCAGAGACAAGAACTGCACCGTGGCTTGA
- the Plp2 gene encoding proteolipid protein 2 has product MADSERLSAPGCWLACTSFSRTRKGMLLFAEIILCLVILICFSASTSAYSTLSVIEMIFAAVLFVFYMCDLHSRISFINWPWTDFFRSLIAAILYLITSIVVLVEERGSSKIVAGVLGLLATVLFGYDAYFTFPLKQQRHTAAPTDPTDGP; this is encoded by the exons ATGGCGGACTCTGAGCGCCTCTCAGCCCCCGGCTGCTGGTTAGCCTGCACCAGCTTTTCGCGCACCAGAAAGGGAATGCTCCTGTTTGCTGAGATT ATACTATGCCTGGTGATTTTAATCTGCTTCAGTGCGTCTACTTCAGCGTACTCAACTCTGTCGGTGATTGAGATGATTTTTGCTGCTGTCCTCTTTGTCTTCTACATGTGTGACCTGCACTCCAGGATATCATTCATCAACTGGCCTTGGACT GACTTCTTCCGGTCCCTCATAGCAGCCATCCTCTACCTGATCACCTCCATTGTTGTCCTTGTAGAAGAAAGAGGCAGCTCCAAAATCGTCGCTGGG GTACTGGGCCTACTTGCTACAGTGCTCTTTGGCTATGATGCGTATTTCACCTTCCCTTTAAAGCAGCAAAGACATACAGCGGCCCCCactg ACCCCACAGATGGACCAtga
- the Magix gene encoding PDZ domain-containing protein MAGIX yields MDSRAGNTADPRGSRRGGGLPGARGPRARQLLERLDARPLAARAAADLTALVRKAGATLRLRHTEAASVPGSADIEVTDSRLPRATPVEHRLQHRRSEPLGTCMEPPPVAQEKASYALKLPQATGRFSVELVRGPAGFGLTLSGGRGVSEDAPLAVRGLLKDGPAQRCGRLQAGDLVLRINGESTQGLTHAQVVERIRTGGPRLCLVLQRPQEMDASRTEEVGGHLKRDRSPDPRGSRMTKSRSTISPLHHRPKTRPSPEPSPDAVGIGHALHAAEHPTEDLDDRIPGTPGPWLVPSEDRLSRALGARGGGAQLVQEMAAGRRRH; encoded by the exons ATGGACTCTCGAGCTGGAAACACTGCAGACCCTAGAGGGAGCCGAAGAG GAGGTGGCTTACCCGGGGCCAGGGGCCCCCGCGCTCGGCAGCTCCTGGAGCGCTTGGATGCGCGCCCCCTAGCGGCGCGAGCCGCAGCGGACTTGACAGCGTTAGTACGGAAGGCGGGTGCCACACTGCGCCTGCGCCACACGGAGG CTGCTAGTGTTCCGGGTTCTGCAGATATAGAAGTCACAGACAGTCGCTTGCCTCGTGCCACTCCCGTGGAACATCGACTCCAG CATCGAAGGTCTGAGCCTCTGGGTACATGTATGGAGCCACCTCCAGTAGCCCAGGAAAAGGCAAGCTATGCTTTGAAACTACCCCAAGCCACTGGCCGATTTTCTGTGGAGCTGGTCCGAGGTCCTGCAGGCTTTGGTCTCACTTTAAGTGGAGGCCGAGGTGTATCTGAGGATGCTCCATTGGCCGTGCGTGGACTGCTGAAGGATGGTCCAGCACAGCGATGTGGTCGTTTGCAG GCTGGGGACCTTGTGCTCCGTATCAATGGAGAGTCAACACAGGGCCTCACTCATGCCCAGGTGGTGGAGCGGATTCGCACTGGAGGCCCCCGCCTTTGCCTGGTACTCCAACGGCCTCAAGAGATGGATGCCAGCAGGACTGAGGAGGTTGGAGGACATCTGAAGAGAG ATCGCAGCCCAGATCCTAGGGGAAGCAGGATGACGAAGTCTCGCAGCACCATTTCCCCACTTCACCACCGGCCCAAGACCCGGCCCAGTCCGGAACCTAGTCCAGACGCCGTGGGTATTGGCCACGCGCTTCACGCAGCGGAGCACCCCACAGAAGACCTAGACGACCGTATCCCTGGTACCCCTGGACCCTGGCTGGTGCCGAGCGAGGACCGGCTCTCACGGGCTTTAGGGGCTCGGGGTGGGGGCGCGCAGCTTGTTCAGGAGATGGCAGCTGGAAGGCGGAGGCACTGA
- the Prickle3 gene encoding prickle planar cell polarity protein 3 isoform X1, whose translation MFARGSRRRRSGRAPPQAEDPARGQPCNSCREQCPGFLLHGWRKICQHCKCPREEHAVHTVPVDLERIMCRLISDFQRHSISDDDSGCASEEYAWVPPGLKPEQVYQFFSCLPEDKVPYVNSPGEKYRIKQLLHQLPPHDSEAQYCTALEEEEKKELRAFSQQRKRENLGRGTVRIFPVTITGAICEECGKQIGGGDIAVFASRAGLGACWHPQCFVCTTCQELLVDLIYFYHAGKVYCGRHHAECLRPRCQACDEIIFSPECTEAEGRHWHMGHFCCFECEASLGGQRYVMRQSRPHCCACYEARHAEYCDGCGEHIGLDQGQMAYEGQHWHASDRCFCCSRCGRALLGRPFLPRRGLIFCSRACSLGSETTAPGPGRRSWSAGTVTAPLTASTTSFSTVEGTSETASKGTCTKAEPAAGPDEPSRFLRGAPHRHSMPELGLRSAPEPPTESSGHPALAPDNAFGRQSTPRVSFRDPLVSEGGPRRTLSAPPAQRRRPRSPPPGAPSCHRHRRCRRRRRRRRGSHQHHHHHPSRHGHHRCDLGSGSDSGSCSSSPSSPSSESSEDDGFFLGERIPLPPHLCRPRTVQDPAAETPAPPCVQTSHSGMPRQTRDKNCTVA comes from the exons AAAGATCTGCCAGCACTGCAAATGCCCACGGGAGGAGCATGCAGTGCACACTGTGCCTGTGGACCTAGAACGCATCATGTGCCGACTCATCTCGGACTTTCAGCGCCACTCCATTTCTGATGACGACTCAGGCTGTGCCTCAGAGGAGTATGCCTGGGTACCCCCTGGCCTTAAGCCAGAGCAG GTTTACCAATTTTTCAGTTGCCTTCCAGAGGACAAGGTCCCCTATGTCAACAGTCCTGGGGAAAAATACAGGATAAAACAACTGCTGCACCAGCTGCCCCCTCATGACAGTGAG GCACAGTACTGCACGgccctggaagaggaggagaagaaagagctgcGGGCCTTCAGCCAACAGAGGAAACGGGAGAATCTGGGACGGGGCACTGTTCGAATCTTCCCAGTGACCATTACTGGGGCCATCTGCGAGGAG TGTGGAAAGCAGATCGGAGGTGGAGACATTGCAGTCTTCGCCAGTCGTGCAGGCCTCGGTGCCTGTTGGCACCCTCAGTGCTTCGTGTGTACCACATGCCAGGAGCTGCTGGTTGACCTCATCTACTTCTATCACGCCGGCAAAGTCTACTGTGGGCGCCACCATGCTGAATGCCTGCGCCCTCGCTGCCAAGCCTGTGATGAG ATCATCTTCTCCCCTGAATGTACGGAGGCCGAGGGCCGACACTGGCACATGGGTCACTTCTGCTGTTTCGAGTGCGAAGCGTCCTTAGGAGGGCAGCGCTATGTCATGCGTCAGAGCCGCCCCCACTGCTGCGCCTGCTATGAGGCCCGCCATGCGGAGTACTGTGATGGCTGTGGGGAACACATCG GCCTggaccagggccagatggcttatGAGGGCCAACACTGGCACGCTTCAGATCGCTGCTTCTGCTGTAGCCGCTGCGGTCGAGCCCTGCTGGGCCGCCCTTTCTTGCCCCGCCGAGGCCTCATCTTTTGCTCCCGAGCCTGCAGCCTCGGATCGGAGACCACCGCTCCAGGGCCTGGCCGCCGCAGCTGGAGCGCCGGCACTGTCACCGCACCGCTCACAGCTTCCACGACTTCTTTCTCAACTGTAGAGGGCACATCAGAGACAGCCAGCAAAGGCACCTGTACCAAGGCAGAGCCTG ctgcAGGCCCTGACGAGCCCTCCCGCTTTCTGAGAGGGGCCCCCCACCGCCACTCTATGCCTGAGCTGGGGCTCCGAAGTGCTCCTGAGCCACCCACAGAATCCTCTGGCCATCCGGCCCTGGCCCCAGATAACGCCTTTGGTCGCCAGAGTACTCCGCGTGTCAGCTTCCGAGACCCTCTGGTATCTGAAGGAGGCCCCCGTCGGACCCTGAGTGCACCTCCAGCCCAGCGCCGCAGGCCACGAAGTCCCCCACCCGGGGCCCCCAGCTGCCACCGTCACCGCCGCTGCCGCCGGCGGAGAAGGCGCCGCCGTGGgagccaccagcaccaccaccaccatcctagCCGACATGGCCACCACCGATGTGACTTGGGATCGGGTTCAGATTCAGGGTCTTGTTCCAGCTCACCCTCTAGCCCCAGTTCTGAGTCCTCTGAGGATGACGGCTTCTTCCTAGGGGAACgcatccccctgccccctcacctGTGCAGGCCCAGGACAGTCCAGGACCCTGCCGCTGAAACCCCAGCGCCACCATGTGTCCAGACATCTCACTCTGGGATGCCTCGCCAGACCAGAGACAAGAACTGCACCGTGGCTTGA